From the Paenibacillus sp. FSL H8-0548 genome, one window contains:
- a CDS encoding GNAT family protein: protein MATSFSFQAFPRMETQRFILRKTEERDIPDLFELYSNEEVVRYTPLLPFSKVEEARHELNWHLETFAQQLGIRWMIEEKGTGKVIGTCGFLHYLKEYSLSELGYDLSPSYWRCGIMSEVVVPILDFGFKSLQLRRIDAKVDPENEASIKLLTKLGFVPQGEPKECEFEQGQFIELYLFSLLRKNFFEI from the coding sequence ATGGCAACATCATTTTCATTTCAAGCCTTTCCGCGTATGGAAACACAGCGGTTTATTTTGAGAAAGACGGAGGAGCGGGACATCCCGGACCTGTTCGAGCTTTATTCGAATGAGGAGGTTGTGAGGTATACTCCGCTTCTGCCATTTTCAAAGGTGGAGGAGGCCAGGCATGAATTGAATTGGCATTTGGAAACTTTCGCTCAGCAGCTGGGCATTCGATGGATGATTGAAGAGAAGGGGACCGGAAAAGTAATTGGAACCTGCGGATTTTTGCATTATTTGAAGGAGTATAGCCTAAGCGAGCTTGGTTATGATTTGTCCCCAAGCTACTGGCGCTGCGGAATTATGAGTGAAGTGGTGGTGCCGATATTAGATTTTGGTTTTAAAAGCTTGCAGCTGCGCCGCATTGATGCCAAGGTTGATCCGGAAAATGAAGCATCAATTAAGCTCCTGACGAAGCTGGGCTTCGTGCCACAGGGGGAACCGAAGGAATGCGAGTTTGAGCAGGGGCAGTTTATAGAGCTTTATTTATTTTCACTGCTGCGCAAGAATTTTTTCGAAATATAG
- a CDS encoding Dabb family protein, with protein MITHIVFFKLKDGSEESVARTAQVLRDMEGKIEVLKSIEVGVDVVHSERSYHIALITKFDSLEALDVYQVHPVHKKVIEHMTQVREASVSVDFES; from the coding sequence ATGATTACTCATATCGTATTTTTTAAATTGAAGGATGGCAGTGAAGAAAGTGTAGCTCGTACCGCACAGGTGCTTAGAGATATGGAAGGGAAAATCGAGGTTTTGAAATCGATTGAAGTTGGTGTTGATGTTGTACATTCGGAGCGTTCGTATCATATCGCACTAATTACAAAGTTTGATTCGTTAGAAGCGTTGGATGTTTATCAGGTGCACCCTGTCCATAAGAAGGTCATCGAGCATATGACGCAGGTTCGTGAAGCTTCTGTCAGCGTTGATTTTGAAAGCTGA
- a CDS encoding HTH domain-containing protein: MKAVGAAGMTAASQGDSSTRERILLLLKTGGRMNASELANELGLTEMAIRRHIYVLENEGSVNIVSVRQAMGRPLHAYELTVDADELFPKNYHLLALDLLDELADDPDTAALINKIFEGRKKKLLERYEPRMAGKSLEQKVSELAVIQNAGGYMAEVKMQSDGSYMLYEYNCPIAQVAGVYQEACRCELSLFKSLLDVPVERTECLAKGGGKCSYHIG, from the coding sequence ATGAAAGCGGTAGGTGCTGCTGGCATGACGGCGGCTTCGCAAGGAGACAGCTCTACGCGGGAGCGTATACTGCTGCTGCTGAAGACGGGCGGCAGAATGAATGCGAGTGAGCTTGCAAATGAGCTGGGATTAACAGAAATGGCTATTCGCCGACATATCTACGTGCTCGAGAATGAAGGCAGCGTCAACATCGTGTCGGTTCGACAGGCGATGGGAAGGCCGCTGCATGCTTATGAGCTGACTGTTGATGCGGATGAGCTATTTCCGAAAAACTATCATTTGCTTGCATTGGACTTGCTGGATGAGCTGGCGGATGACCCGGATACTGCAGCGTTAATTAACAAAATTTTTGAAGGCCGCAAGAAGAAGCTGCTTGAGCGCTACGAGCCTCGGATGGCTGGAAAAAGCTTGGAGCAGAAGGTAAGCGAGCTGGCTGTCATTCAAAATGCTGGCGGCTATATGGCGGAAGTTAAAATGCAGAGTGACGGCAGCTATATGCTGTATGAGTATAATTGTCCGATTGCACAGGTTGCAGGAGTCTACCAAGAAGCATGCAGATGTGAGCTGTCCTTGTTTAAATCACTGCTTGATGTACCAGTTGAACGGACGGAATGTCTGGCAAAGGGTGGCGGAAAGTGCAGCTACCATATTGGATAA
- a CDS encoding cytochrome C oxidase subunit II, which translates to MHKWIMFILFTAASLLGLYLLTFALPSKPVDESASLPEGMSLVKIVASNDFVFDQEEYKVKVGDKVRLKLSNKSGIHGIHIDELQVALDNDNPETDLEFTEPGTYKIYCSIPCGQGHTTMESTLVVEAA; encoded by the coding sequence ATGCACAAGTGGATTATGTTTATTTTATTTACAGCGGCGTCGTTGCTGGGCTTATATTTGCTCACATTCGCTTTGCCTTCTAAGCCGGTTGACGAGTCTGCCTCGTTGCCAGAGGGCATGAGTTTGGTCAAGATTGTTGCATCAAACGATTTTGTATTCGATCAAGAAGAGTACAAAGTTAAGGTTGGAGACAAGGTTAGATTGAAGCTTTCTAACAAAAGTGGGATTCATGGGATACATATTGATGAGCTTCAGGTTGCTTTAGATAATGACAATCCGGAAACGGATTTGGAATTTACAGAGCCGGGCACGTACAAAATCTATTGTTCCATTCCATGTGGACAGGGACATACAACGATGGAGTCTACATTAGTTGTGGAAGCTGCCTAA
- a CDS encoding DNA alkylation repair protein produces MTSIARELETLFRENANPERALPMEAYMRGQFVFLGIKTPERIQLLREFWKINEKPKGEELLRTAEYLWELREREFHYAAMSLMDKYSKEAAPSHIDKLEQWVTTHSWWDTVDFIASHLVGFHLSKYPELIEEHTERWIVSDNLWLRRTALLFQLKYKQATDTERLFAYIRLTMGENEFFIRKAIGWSLREYAKTDAASIRRFVAETPLAPLSKKEALKHIL; encoded by the coding sequence ATGACTAGCATTGCAAGGGAGCTCGAGACTCTATTTAGGGAGAATGCAAATCCTGAGCGGGCTTTGCCGATGGAGGCGTATATGCGCGGTCAATTCGTGTTTTTAGGCATTAAAACGCCAGAGCGGATACAGCTGCTGCGTGAGTTTTGGAAGATAAACGAAAAGCCGAAGGGTGAAGAGCTGCTGCGTACAGCGGAGTATTTATGGGAGCTTAGAGAGCGTGAGTTCCATTATGCAGCGATGAGCTTAATGGACAAATATAGCAAAGAGGCTGCGCCATCGCATATCGATAAGCTGGAGCAGTGGGTGACAACTCATTCGTGGTGGGACACGGTCGATTTTATCGCATCACATTTAGTGGGATTTCATTTGTCTAAATATCCCGAGCTAATAGAGGAGCATACCGAGCGCTGGATCGTATCGGACAATCTGTGGCTGCGGCGCACCGCGCTATTGTTCCAGCTTAAATATAAGCAGGCTACCGACACGGAGCGGTTATTTGCATACATACGTCTTACGATGGGCGAAAATGAATTTTTTATTCGCAAGGCGATTGGCTGGTCGCTCCGAGAATATGCCAAAACCGATGCAGCTAGCATACGCCGCTTTGTTGCTGAGACGCCTCTCGCTCCCTTAAGCAAGAAGGAAGCGCTGAAGCATATCTTGTGA
- a CDS encoding M14 family metallocarboxypeptidase, which yields MLMLWEVLIIYSEQSFTHLDLLEGVRQLTGRYSFVSAHVIGESIMGKPILAVRCGSGPRRIHINGSFHANEWITSALLMRFVADLSAAYCNEERIAGQQVGDLCKQVTLWTVPMVNPDGVELVQRGASPVNHPFHKQLIEWNGGSNDFSSWKANIRGVDLNDQFPAYWEEECKRRGIEGPGPRDFPGPYPLSEPEAHAMAHFTETIGFDAVVALHTQGREIYWNYRDYEPAEAEQLAKKLGQASGYEPVKLSGSDAGYKDWFIQHFRRPGFTVEAGYGENPLPMSQFDSIYVELQPLLLEALRL from the coding sequence ATGTTGATGCTGTGGGAGGTGTTGATCATCTATTCTGAACAAAGCTTTACCCATCTTGATTTACTGGAGGGTGTCAGGCAGCTGACGGGCAGATATTCATTTGTGTCAGCACATGTCATCGGGGAAAGTATAATGGGAAAGCCGATATTAGCAGTGCGCTGCGGCAGTGGGCCGCGGCGTATTCATATCAACGGCTCCTTTCATGCTAACGAATGGATTACATCCGCTCTGCTTATGCGCTTCGTAGCGGATCTATCTGCAGCGTATTGCAACGAAGAGAGGATAGCCGGCCAGCAGGTGGGCGATTTATGCAAGCAGGTGACATTATGGACGGTTCCGATGGTTAATCCTGATGGTGTGGAGCTAGTTCAACGAGGCGCATCGCCAGTGAACCATCCGTTTCATAAACAGCTGATTGAATGGAATGGCGGATCAAACGATTTTAGCAGCTGGAAGGCAAATATTAGAGGTGTGGATTTGAACGATCAATTCCCTGCTTATTGGGAAGAAGAATGCAAGCGCAGAGGGATAGAGGGGCCTGGTCCGCGGGACTTCCCGGGCCCTTATCCGCTAAGTGAGCCTGAAGCGCATGCAATGGCACACTTTACAGAGACGATTGGCTTCGATGCAGTGGTTGCGCTGCATACGCAGGGAAGAGAAATATATTGGAACTATCGCGATTATGAGCCAGCAGAAGCGGAGCAGCTTGCCAAAAAACTAGGCCAGGCGAGCGGTTATGAGCCAGTAAAGCTCTCTGGCAGCGATGCGGGGTATAAGGATTGGTTTATTCAGCATTTTCGCAGACCAGGATTTACTGTGGAAGCAGGCTATGGCGAGAATCCTCTGCCAATGAGCCAGTTTGACTCTATTTATGTTGAGCTGCAGCCGCTGCTGCTTGAGGCGCTTCGTCTTTAG
- a CDS encoding sensor domain-containing diguanylate cyclase, protein MGARKGLKLRFVLGFLVIGSVLLTAIIGGYFAMSANKSSLTAGYLKSNSQYAKKLSSNTSELIQIMIKNMDAIASMAGKESLSQKELDNWHSASEQYFSDILIVDSNRVVEAVSFKRNGIEIGMVLESIASFEAVKQKIPLISDPFVGSKTNRLLVMVSSPIFNELGEYVGFAAGNVSLNESNALNKMLSEHFYGNGSYVYVADKDGHLIVHPDKARLNELITDNEVINKAVSGLSGSQKIVNSKGSSYFAGYAHEPILGWAIVAQTPISVLDKPLKDLILTLALRSLPIFILILLIAWYVSYVISKPLFDLAAFSEEAVLSTSATRSKMPKISSWIYEVKQLNQSIVNHISLLNKEIRLDGLTGLANRKTFDFTIQEWLAEDIPFALILLDIDHFKSINDQYGHLVGDEVLIVLASHIKGLSRSNDVGFRYGGEEFGILMKFGTIQTATLLAERLREAVAAEPSPTNGSIFVSIGISFADGKISDAKEIIEMADNALYQSKTNGRNRTTVYDSKNTGQR, encoded by the coding sequence TTGGGTGCACGCAAAGGCTTGAAGCTTCGTTTTGTACTAGGATTTTTAGTCATAGGCTCTGTGCTTTTAACCGCCATAATTGGCGGTTATTTTGCAATGTCGGCTAATAAGTCTTCCTTAACCGCTGGTTATTTGAAGAGCAACTCTCAATACGCGAAGAAGCTGTCCTCGAATACGAGTGAATTAATACAAATTATGATTAAAAACATGGATGCGATTGCTTCAATGGCAGGCAAGGAAAGCTTATCACAGAAGGAACTGGACAATTGGCATTCGGCGAGCGAGCAATATTTTAGTGATATTTTAATTGTAGACTCGAATCGTGTAGTGGAGGCCGTTAGCTTCAAGAGAAATGGAATTGAGATCGGGATGGTTCTAGAATCTATTGCCTCTTTCGAAGCGGTTAAGCAGAAGATTCCGCTCATTTCAGATCCCTTTGTAGGCTCCAAAACAAATCGGCTGCTTGTCATGGTCTCATCGCCTATATTCAACGAGCTTGGTGAGTATGTGGGCTTTGCGGCTGGTAATGTGAGCTTGAACGAGAGCAATGCTCTGAATAAAATGCTAAGTGAGCACTTTTACGGAAATGGCTCCTATGTGTATGTGGCAGACAAGGATGGCCATCTTATCGTTCATCCGGACAAAGCAAGATTGAATGAATTGATTACGGATAATGAGGTCATAAATAAAGCAGTATCCGGGCTGAGCGGATCGCAGAAGATTGTCAATTCCAAGGGCAGCTCGTATTTTGCGGGTTACGCTCATGAACCAATCTTAGGCTGGGCAATCGTAGCACAAACCCCAATCTCGGTACTTGATAAGCCATTGAAGGATCTCATTTTGACCCTTGCTCTGAGATCACTGCCGATATTTATTCTTATATTGTTAATTGCATGGTATGTTTCATATGTCATTTCCAAGCCATTGTTTGACCTTGCAGCTTTCTCGGAGGAGGCTGTTCTGTCAACGAGTGCGACTCGCTCGAAAATGCCCAAAATAAGCTCATGGATTTATGAGGTGAAGCAGCTTAATCAGAGCATCGTCAACCATATTAGCTTGCTCAATAAGGAAATTCGGTTGGACGGTTTAACTGGACTTGCCAATCGAAAAACCTTCGATTTCACTATTCAGGAGTGGCTTGCGGAAGATATTCCTTTTGCGCTAATTTTACTCGATATCGATCATTTCAAAAGTATTAACGATCAATATGGCCATCTTGTTGGAGATGAGGTTCTAATTGTATTGGCCTCTCATATAAAAGGCTTATCCAGAAGCAATGATGTAGGCTTTCGTTACGGCGGCGAGGAGTTTGGGATATTGATGAAATTTGGAACGATTCAAACGGCGACACTATTGGCGGAACGCTTAAGAGAGGCAGTTGCGGCTGAACCAAGCCCGACTAACGGATCAATTTTCGTTTCTATCGGTATATCATTTGCAGACGGGAAAATATCAGATGCAAAGGAAATTATCGAAATGGCGGACAATGCGCTGTATCAATCCAAAACAAATGGCAGAAACCGGACTACGGTTTACGATAGCAAAAACACAGGACAGCGATAA
- a CDS encoding HepT-like ribonuclease domain-containing protein, whose amino-acid sequence MYFVNREQIAVRLDSIAELATAMEMLAVNWQGTVLEGLAQERALHLAIETVTDIGSFLIDGFILRDASSYEDIIEITGEAGAFPLEMQAVLTELVMLRKPLVQDYYVWQRSELQPLTKTLSTLLPAFKKSIEDYLEREL is encoded by the coding sequence ATGTATTTTGTAAATCGCGAACAAATTGCCGTAAGGTTGGATTCTATTGCTGAACTAGCAACGGCCATGGAAATGCTTGCCGTTAATTGGCAGGGCACGGTGCTGGAGGGCTTAGCGCAGGAAAGAGCGCTGCATTTGGCCATTGAAACGGTAACCGATATTGGAAGCTTCCTGATCGATGGGTTTATTTTGCGTGATGCGAGCAGCTATGAGGACATCATCGAGATTACAGGCGAAGCTGGAGCATTTCCTCTGGAGATGCAAGCAGTGCTAACTGAACTCGTTATGCTGCGGAAGCCGCTGGTTCAGGATTATTATGTTTGGCAGAGGTCAGAGCTTCAACCGCTCACGAAGACGCTCTCCACACTGCTGCCTGCGTTTAAAAAATCAATTGAAGACTATTTGGAGCGTGAGCTGTAG
- a CDS encoding YtxH domain-containing protein, with translation MMSTRKQTKGFMLGALAGGVIGSVTALLLAPKPGKELRQDISVGAQKVGDTTVKVAGQVSDKTGRIARQIGDQAVHIAGKTKQAATQVASSVRLRSKGTEETETISGTTAIAEPELNEAEEVSAIDDIEAGETEAAATKEPQVIS, from the coding sequence ATGATGTCAACACGCAAACAAACAAAAGGATTTATGCTCGGCGCATTAGCTGGTGGTGTTATTGGATCGGTTACGGCATTGCTGTTAGCTCCTAAGCCTGGTAAGGAGCTTCGCCAGGACATTTCTGTAGGCGCACAAAAAGTAGGCGATACGACCGTTAAGGTAGCAGGCCAAGTAAGTGATAAAACAGGGCGTATTGCAAGACAAATTGGTGATCAAGCGGTGCATATCGCAGGTAAAACCAAACAGGCGGCAACCCAAGTGGCAAGCAGTGTAAGATTGCGCAGCAAAGGCACCGAGGAAACCGAAACCATTTCTGGTACGACAGCAATTGCCGAGCCGGAGCTGAACGAGGCTGAAGAAGTGAGCGCCATTGATGACATAGAAGCAGGAGAGACTGAAGCGGCTGCAACGAAGGAGCCTCAAGTGATTAGCTAA
- a CDS encoding sugar phosphate nucleotidyltransferase: MFNEQECVAMLLAGGEGRRLAPLTGQLAKPAVPFGDRFRMIDFPLNNCAISNIKTIGVLTQYCADTVHNYVMSIQQKLHSDQANSDISFLPSSRRCPDGYSGTADAIYQNIDYIDKHNPEHVLILSGDHIYEMDYRPMLEFHKQRRAAVTIGVKQVPWRDASRFGILTTDEQYHIRSFHEKPAEPQSNLASMGIYLFCWSDLRAALIKDAANPASSHDFGKDIIPTLLSSEASMVAYPYDGYWRDVGTIDSLWEANMDLLDGEFKFNATNWAAYSSNSSNTSTSTSGLNAIISDSLMHPYCSIEAEVTRSIICSGVTIGEDSEVCESIIMPGATIGKNVTIHRAIIGEGAIIHDGAYIGSMNDQISVIAPFEAVASPSIGINHHNPKPLADLFAPTAAHSYSNALSQNS, encoded by the coding sequence TTGTTTAATGAGCAAGAATGTGTAGCCATGTTGCTAGCTGGCGGAGAAGGTCGGCGCCTCGCTCCGCTTACAGGTCAACTCGCCAAGCCCGCAGTTCCATTCGGCGATCGTTTTCGAATGATTGATTTCCCGCTAAACAACTGTGCAATTTCGAATATTAAGACGATTGGCGTGCTTACGCAGTATTGCGCTGATACTGTACATAACTATGTAATGAGCATTCAACAAAAGCTGCATTCGGATCAAGCTAACTCAGACATTTCATTTCTCCCTTCCTCTCGCAGATGTCCAGATGGCTACAGCGGAACCGCAGACGCAATTTATCAAAACATCGACTATATTGACAAACATAATCCTGAACATGTGCTTATTCTCTCTGGTGACCATATCTACGAAATGGACTATAGGCCTATGCTTGAATTTCATAAGCAGCGCCGTGCAGCGGTAACCATAGGAGTCAAGCAGGTGCCTTGGCGGGATGCCAGTCGATTCGGCATCCTTACTACTGACGAACAATACCATATACGTTCCTTTCACGAGAAACCTGCTGAGCCGCAAAGCAATTTGGCCTCTATGGGCATTTATTTGTTTTGTTGGTCTGACTTAAGAGCCGCTCTGATCAAGGATGCCGCTAATCCAGCTTCAAGCCATGATTTTGGCAAAGATATTATTCCAACCCTTCTTTCCTCAGAGGCTAGCATGGTCGCTTACCCTTATGATGGCTACTGGCGAGATGTAGGTACAATTGACAGCTTATGGGAAGCCAATATGGACTTGCTTGATGGCGAGTTTAAATTTAATGCAACGAACTGGGCAGCCTATTCCAGCAATTCTTCAAATACTTCAACATCCACTTCAGGTTTAAACGCCATCATCTCAGATTCCCTGATGCATCCGTACTGCTCAATCGAAGCTGAAGTCACTCGTTCGATTATCTGCTCTGGCGTTACCATTGGAGAAGATAGCGAGGTGTGCGAGAGCATTATTATGCCTGGAGCCACAATTGGAAAAAATGTTACCATTCATCGCGCCATTATTGGCGAAGGAGCTATTATCCACGATGGAGCATACATAGGCAGCATGAATGATCAAATTTCCGTTATTGCTCCCTTTGAAGCAGTTGCTTCACCATCCATTGGCATTAACCATCATAATCCAAAGCCGCTGGCTGACTTGTTTGCCCCAACTGCTGCCCATTCGTACAGCAATGCTCTCAGCCAAAACAGTTGA
- the racE gene encoding glutamate racemase: MQQPIAILDSGVGGLTVAKEVMRQLPLEKLVYYGDTARTPYGPRSSEEVVRFTREIVEYLIQFQPKMIVIACNTATAAGLEDIRARVDIPVVGVINPGARAAIGFTVTGCVGIIGTEGTINSGAYEQALRKLDPQVKVISEACPRFVPLVEKGNFRSYETYETIRSSIGHLREHPIDTLILGCTHYPFLAETISEIMGQDVKLISSADETAREISVILQGRGKLAAGDRLPVHQFFCSGDQQLFQSITRQWLGEQIELTPIIWQIPTIV; the protein is encoded by the coding sequence GTGCAGCAACCGATTGCGATACTAGATTCAGGCGTAGGCGGGCTTACCGTTGCCAAGGAAGTGATGCGTCAACTGCCGCTCGAAAAACTTGTTTACTACGGAGATACAGCAAGGACACCCTATGGTCCCCGTTCATCGGAAGAGGTCGTTCGTTTTACACGAGAAATCGTTGAATACTTAATACAGTTTCAACCGAAAATGATTGTTATCGCCTGCAATACGGCGACAGCCGCTGGACTTGAGGATATAAGGGCAAGAGTGGATATTCCTGTTGTAGGGGTCATTAATCCAGGAGCGCGTGCAGCGATTGGTTTTACTGTTACGGGCTGTGTCGGAATCATCGGTACGGAAGGCACAATTAATAGCGGCGCTTATGAACAAGCATTGCGGAAGCTGGACCCGCAGGTAAAAGTGATAAGCGAAGCTTGCCCGCGATTTGTGCCTTTAGTAGAGAAGGGGAATTTTCGTTCGTATGAGACGTACGAGACGATTCGCAGCTCCATCGGACATTTGCGGGAGCATCCCATCGACACTTTAATTCTTGGATGTACACATTATCCATTTCTAGCGGAAACGATATCCGAGATCATGGGTCAAGACGTCAAGCTCATTAGCTCGGCTGATGAGACGGCGCGTGAGATCAGTGTGATTCTTCAAGGCAGAGGCAAGCTGGCTGCCGGTGATAGGCTGCCGGTGCATCAGTTTTTTTGCAGCGGCGATCAACAATTGTTCCAATCGATTACAAGGCAGTGGCTGGGTGAACAAATCGAGTTGACACCCATTATATGGCAAATACCGACGATTGTTTGA
- a CDS encoding alpha-glycosidase: MFKECLHHSPDLKWAYAYDCDSFHLRLRTKRDDVEEAVAVTGDKYDWDQHSLDVQMVKIAADSLFDYWEAVIKPEFQRFSYCFRVHSGDEILWLTENGIFEEQPTPVDGYFEVPYIHAIDLFDAPKWAKDAIFYQIIPDRFANGDLNNDPESIKTWGEAPSGEDHFGGDLQGIMDNLNHLTDLGINAIYLTPVFTAPSNHKYDTIDYKHIDPHFGDAELLKKLVSACHELKIRVILDAVFNHTSEQFPPFQDVLKKGEGSKYKDWFHLKGLPVEVKDGMANYATFGFYGNMPKLNTANPEVKQYLLDIAVYWIKEADIDGWRLDVANEIDHAFWHEFRAAVKAAKPDAFIIGEVWGNSLNWLHGDEFDSAMNYPVTDRILNFFSSSEGAASDFADEINRLLMRYPQQTNEALFNLLSSHDTPRAATRLDGNTLRLKLAVVFMLTYMGIPCIYYGDEIGMDGGDDPDCRKCMEWDRDRQDRQLFDFYQLLIKLRKSHPALRDGRFRFLHADNEKKTLIYERLNASEHFTIWINNSEEAVTLTHPMQANDWRDALTNDEAATFEEQLQIELKPLDFRILYRNI; this comes from the coding sequence ATGTTCAAAGAATGCTTGCATCACTCACCAGATCTGAAATGGGCTTATGCATACGACTGCGATAGTTTTCATCTCAGGCTCCGCACCAAAAGAGACGATGTTGAAGAGGCCGTAGCGGTTACAGGCGACAAATACGACTGGGATCAACATTCATTAGATGTTCAGATGGTAAAAATAGCGGCTGATTCCCTATTTGATTATTGGGAGGCCGTTATTAAACCAGAGTTTCAGCGTTTTTCATACTGCTTTCGTGTCCACAGCGGCGACGAAATATTGTGGCTGACCGAGAACGGCATTTTTGAAGAACAACCTACACCTGTCGACGGTTATTTTGAAGTTCCATACATTCATGCCATCGATTTGTTTGATGCCCCTAAATGGGCAAAGGACGCTATCTTCTACCAAATCATTCCTGATCGCTTCGCTAATGGCGACTTAAATAATGATCCTGAAAGCATAAAGACTTGGGGTGAGGCGCCAAGCGGAGAGGACCATTTTGGCGGTGATTTGCAAGGCATCATGGACAATCTCAACCATTTGACTGATCTGGGGATCAACGCGATTTATTTAACACCGGTATTTACTGCCCCCTCCAATCATAAATATGACACGATTGATTATAAACATATTGATCCGCATTTTGGAGATGCTGAGCTGCTTAAAAAGCTAGTGTCGGCATGCCACGAGCTTAAAATCAGAGTTATCCTCGATGCTGTATTTAATCATACGAGCGAGCAATTCCCTCCCTTTCAAGACGTACTGAAGAAGGGCGAGGGCTCCAAGTATAAAGATTGGTTTCATTTAAAGGGCCTCCCAGTTGAAGTAAAGGACGGCATGGCCAACTATGCTACCTTTGGCTTTTATGGCAATATGCCTAAGCTGAATACAGCAAACCCGGAGGTTAAGCAATATTTGCTCGATATCGCCGTTTATTGGATAAAAGAAGCTGATATTGACGGATGGCGGCTGGATGTTGCTAACGAAATCGATCATGCCTTCTGGCACGAATTCCGAGCTGCGGTTAAAGCTGCCAAGCCTGACGCTTTTATTATTGGGGAGGTGTGGGGAAATTCGCTTAACTGGCTGCATGGGGATGAGTTTGATTCCGCTATGAATTATCCGGTTACAGATCGCATTTTGAATTTCTTCTCGAGCTCCGAGGGTGCAGCATCTGATTTCGCTGATGAAATTAATCGCTTGCTCATGAGATATCCTCAGCAAACCAATGAGGCGCTATTCAACCTGCTGTCCAGCCACGATACCCCGCGTGCAGCGACCCGATTAGACGGAAATACTCTGCGTTTGAAGCTGGCTGTTGTATTTATGCTCACCTATATGGGCATTCCTTGCATTTATTACGGGGATGAAATTGGCATGGACGGAGGAGATGATCCCGATTGCCGCAAATGTATGGAATGGGATAGGGATAGGCAAGATCGTCAGCTATTTGATTTTTATCAGCTTTTAATTAAGCTGCGCAAGAGCCACCCAGCACTGCGTGATGGCCGCTTCCGCTTCCTGCATGCAGATAATGAGAAGAAAACGTTGATTTATGAGCGTTTGAATGCTTCAGAGCATTTTACCATTTGGATTAACAATTCCGAAGAAGCCGTCACGCTCACACATCCGATGCAAGCTAACGATTGGCGCGATGCCCTTACGAACGATGAGGCAGCCACTTTCGAGGAGCAGCTTCAAATTGAGCTTAAACCGCTCGACTTTCGCATATTGTATCGGAACATATAA
- a CDS encoding DUF948 domain-containing protein yields MVMIWSAAIAAGAFVILVAGILLVLRSALFKLARVQVMAETMQEDLHKLSLELGGLIKPAEETIIAAHRQLQAASKLFEAAGQVGGAIAHTTSAAERISSLLSESAEQHAKRPETKRQVGEALEWAELGMTAWQLWQTSRKGSVAADHEQRPVSESDT; encoded by the coding sequence ATGGTCATGATCTGGAGTGCGGCGATTGCCGCAGGCGCATTTGTTATTTTGGTGGCGGGCATACTCTTAGTATTGCGTTCAGCACTCTTCAAGCTGGCGCGTGTGCAGGTGATGGCTGAAACGATGCAGGAGGATCTGCATAAGTTGTCATTGGAGCTTGGAGGTCTTATCAAGCCGGCAGAGGAGACGATAATTGCGGCACACCGCCAGCTTCAAGCAGCGAGCAAGCTGTTCGAAGCAGCAGGGCAGGTTGGAGGAGCGATAGCGCATACGACATCGGCAGCTGAGCGCATCAGTTCTCTTTTATCAGAATCTGCTGAGCAGCACGCGAAGCGTCCTGAGACGAAGCGGCAGGTCGGTGAAGCATTGGAATGGGCTGAGCTTGGAATGACTGCGTGGCAGCTGTGGCAAACTAGCCGAAAGGGATCAGTCGCTGCAGACCATGAGCAGAGGCCCGTATCCGAATCGGATACCTAA